From Ignavibacterium sp.:
ACTGATAATGGTAATACTTTTAACGCAGAAATAATAAATATTTCATCCACCGGTTCTTCACCATCGGTTGGACCGATAGATTCAGCTTTTTATTATAATGCTAATGGCACAAACCCAATTAAATTTGATGCAAACGGGACTTCACTAGGAACAATACCAGGCAGCGTAGTTGCAACAGGATCCAATGCAATCAGATTTTTAGGTAATATTCTTAGCGATGAATATGTTGCGACTTTTGCATATGGCACGGGTAACCAGAATGCACGTATCGTCCGAGTTCCGTTCGGTATACCTGCCAATGCTGAGCTTTACGGGGTTACACCTCCGCTTGGTTCAAATAGTAATGGAAATGGTACTGGTGATGTGGAAATTAGAAAAGTTAGTGAACTTAAATATCAGGTTTTTGTACTAGCCACCAACAATGGGTTTGGTGCTTATGAAATAAATATCGCTCCATTAACTTTACCAATTGCTGTAGTTAGAGAAGATACTAATAATGATCTCATTCCTGACAGACTTGGTGATACTGTGACAATTGGTGGTATTATAATTTCTCCAAATTATCAAACCACAAATCATTCTTATTATGTTTGGGATGGTACAGCTGGAATTACGGAGTTCCTGGGAGGTACGACATCTCCAACACTGAATTTGGGCGATAGTGTTTATATGCAAGGTGTGGTTGGCCAATTCAGAGGTTTAACGCAAATTCAACCTTTCTCTTCAAGTCATATAATTTATGTCAACTCCGGCAATCCAACTCCTGATCCGGTAGTGCTGACTATGGCTGAATACATGCAGAATCCTGAATCTTATGAAGGTACTTTAATTGGTTTTGTTTCTGTAAATAAAGTTAGTGGTAACTGGCCATCCAATGGTAGTGCAACATTGGTTGTAACTGATGGTACTGATACTATTGATTTAAGAATTGATTCGGACACTGACTTAGATAACAATCCTGAACCAACATGGCCTGTTGATATAATTGGACTTGGTTCTCAATTTTCATCAGGATCAACAGTATTAAATGATGGCTATCAGTTGTTACCACGATATTATGCAACGGATATTTTGCCGGCTGGAACTATTCCTGTTGAGTTGAGTTCATT
This genomic window contains:
- a CDS encoding DUF4623 domain-containing protein; the protein is MKKLTTLLISFFLILADISIAQVSVLWEKSAANSTLPTWFSSASSTERGMGYGVVNGNHRLYIVSRNGGNFIYVYNALNGDSVGTLSTAGISGGAFPINDAGVSDDGLIFVCNLTTGASTSPFKVYKYTTEADSPVVAINYTAASAVRLGDKFTVTGSASDNSLTIWAASGNSSEVYKFTTTDNGNTFNAEIINISSTGSSPSVGPIDSAFYYNANGTNPIKFDANGTSLGTIPGSVVATGSNAIRFLGNILSDEYVATFAYGTGNQNARIVRVPFGIPANAELYGVTPPLGSNSNGNGTGDVEIRKVSELKYQVFVLATNNGFGAYEINIAPLTLPIAVVREDTNNDLIPDRLGDTVTIGGIIISPNYQTTNHSYYVWDGTAGITEFLGGTTSPTLNLGDSVYMQGVVGQFRGLTQIQPFSSSHIIYVNSGNPTPDPVVLTMAEYMQNPESYEGTLIGFVSVNKVSGNWPSNGSATLVVTDGTDTIDLRIDSDTDLDNNPEPTWPVDIIGLGSQFSSGSTVLNDGYQLLPRYYATDILPAGTIPVELSSFVASVSNGKVILSWATITETNNKGFAVEKSSGSEFEQIGFVDGKGTTTEKQFYTFTDNTPGTGVVRYRLKQIDFNGTFKYSDIVEVDVNIPAKFDLAQNYPNPFNPTTTIRYSIANPVNVSLIIYNTLGEEVMTLVNNQFTEPGVYNVVFDASNLASGTYIYRLTAGDFVMTKKMVLTK